One Phoenix dactylifera cultivar Barhee BC4 chromosome 8, palm_55x_up_171113_PBpolish2nd_filt_p, whole genome shotgun sequence genomic window carries:
- the LOC103718656 gene encoding protein ALP1-like translates to MNVPPTPFLPSLEDDYSYYYSFFQDAILSLPSPSPPSEIEMPNGKRKRGGEQAEAEASLIHGRKRSSSSRESGDSDSDTLNSHNATSSSAVGGGGPSPHHHRRLWVKDRSRDWWDRCNHPDFPEAEFRRAFRMGRATFEFLCEELGAAVAKEDTTLRAAIPVRQRIAVCISRLATGDPLRAVSKRFGLGISTCHKLVLEVCSAIKTVLMPKLLQWPDPPAAAAHRFEALSGIPNVVGSMYTTHIPIIAPKVSVAAYFNRRHTERNQKTSYSITVQGVVDPDGVFTDVCIGWPGSMQDDEVLEKSALHQRAIGGLLQNQWIVGGTGYPLTDWVLVPYTQKNLTWTQHAFNEKIGEVQRVAKEAFARLKGRWACLQKRTEVKLQDLPVVLGACCVLHNICEMRKEEFDPELSYELVDDEMLPEHGLRSVSAMQARDTIAHNLLHHGLAGTTFL, encoded by the coding sequence ATGAACGTCCCTCCCACTCCTTTCCTTCCTTCATTGGAAGACGACTATTCCTACTACTATTCCTTCTTCCAGGACGCTATCCTCAGTCTCCCCTCCCCTTCTCCGCCCTCGGAGATAGAGATGCCGAATGGAAAGCGGAAGCGGGGCGGTGAACAGGCCGAAGCGGAGGCGAGTCTGATTCATGGAAGGAAAAGATCCAGCTCATCCCGGGAGAGTGGCGATTCCGACTCAGACACCCTTAATTCACACaacgccacctcctcctccgctgTGGGCGGCGGAGGCCCGTCGCCGCACCACCACCGGAGGCTCTGGGTGAAGGACCGCTCCCGGGATTGGTGGGACCGGTGCAACCACCCGGACTTCCCGGAGGCCGAGTTCCGGCGGGCGTTCCGGATGGGACGCGCTACCTTCGAGTTCCTCTGCGAGGAGCTCGGCGCCGCGGTGGCCAAGGAGGACACGACGCTCCGGGCGGCGATCCCGGTCCGGCAGCGCATCGCCGTGTGCATATCCCGGCTCGCCACCGGAGAccccctccgcgccgtctccaaGCGCTTCGGCCTCGGAATCTCGACCTGCCACAAGCTCGTCCTCGAGGTCTGCTCCGCTATCAAGACCGTCCTCATGCCCAAACTCCTCCAGTGGCCCGAcccccccgccgccgccgcccaccGCTTCGAGGCCCTCTCCGGGATCCCCAACGTCGTCGGGTCCATGTACACAACCCATATCCCCATCATCGCCCCCAAGGTCAGCGTCGCCGCCTACTTCAACCGCCGCCACACCGAGCGCaaccagaagacctcgtactcCATCACCGTCCAGGGGGTGGTGGATCCCGACGGCGTCTTCACCGATGTCTGCATCGGCTGGCCCGGGTCGATGCAGGACGATGAGGTGCTCGAGAAATCGGCACTCCACCAGCGAGCAATCGGCGGCCTTCTACAGAACCAGTGGATCGTCGGCGGGACCGGATACCCTCTCACGGACTGGGTGCTGGTGCCCTACACCCAAAAGAACCTAACTTGGACACAGCACGCCTTCAATGAGAAGATTGGGGAGGTCCAGAGGGTGGCGAAGGAGGCCTTCGCGAGGCTCAAGGGGCGGTGGGCCTGCTTGCAGAAGAGGACCGAGGTAAAGCTCCAAGATTTGCCGGTGGTGCTCGGGGCTTGCTGCGTTCTTCATAACATATGCGAGATGAGGAAGGAGGAGTTCGACCCGGAGCTCAGCTATGAGCTGGTGGACGACGAGATGCTGCCCGAGCACGGCCTCCGATCGGTGAGTGCTATGCAGGCTAGGGATACCATTGCTCATAATTTGCTGCACCATGGCCTTGCCGGCACGACTTTCTTGTAG
- the LOC103718655 gene encoding uncharacterized protein YwkD isoform X2, giving the protein MAVRCFSSPLSPPSNPMNPRILISKSVSLVSTNTHRPFVTSERNRRIYSLKKAKVSAEGDLLTREVDTATNKADDKDYGVVSIHHVGLLCENLEKSLAFYKDLLGLEINEARPHEKLPYRGAWLWVGPEMIHLMELPNPDPLTGRPEHGGRDRHACIAIRDVSKLKAIFDQAGISYTLSRSGRPAIFTRDPDGNALEFTQVD; this is encoded by the exons ATGGCGGTCCGGtgcttctcctctcctctctccccTCCTTCCAACCCG ATGAACCCCAGAATCCTCATCTCCAAATCCGTTAGCCTGGTCTCAACTAATACCCACCGTCCATTTGTTACATCGGAAAGGAATCGCCGAATTTATTCGCTGAAGAAAGCTAAAGTATCAGCTGAAGGGGATCTTCTCACGAGAGAAGTCGATACCGCTACCAACAAAGCCGatg ATAAAGATTATGGGGTTGTTAGCATTCACCATGTTGGATTGCTGTGCGAAAACCTTGAAAAGTCGCTCGCATTTTATAAAGACCTTTTGG GTCTTGAGATAAATGAAGCAAGGCCACATGAAAAACTACCATATCGAGGGGCTTGGTTATGGGTGGGTCCTGAGATGATTCATTTGATGGAGCTTCCAAATCCTGATCCCCTGACAGGACGCCCTGAACATGGTGGTCGAGACCGTCATGCTTGTATTGCAATCAGAGATGTGTCCAAGCTTAAGGCAATCTTTGATCAAGCTG GAATTAGCTATACCCTCAGCCGTTCTGGGAGGCCGGCAATCTTTACACGAGACCCAGATGGTAACGCGCTGGAATTCACACAAGTTGACTGA
- the LOC103718655 gene encoding uncharacterized protein LOC103718655 isoform X1 produces the protein MAVRCFSSPLSPPSNPMNPRILISKSVSLVSTNTHRPFVTSERNRRIYSLKKAKVSAEGDLLTREVDTATNKADDKDYGVVSIHHVGLLCENLEKSLAFYKDLLGLEINEARPHEKLPYRGAWLWVGPEMIHLMELPNPDPLTGRPEHGGRDRHACIAIRDVSKLKAIFDQAGLNHFNMDCKKLLQNFYEELAIPSAVLGGRQSLHETQMVTRWNSHKLTEHVISGRSIFEQHGTFNSSNVPPLPSPLKVCCV, from the exons ATGGCGGTCCGGtgcttctcctctcctctctccccTCCTTCCAACCCG ATGAACCCCAGAATCCTCATCTCCAAATCCGTTAGCCTGGTCTCAACTAATACCCACCGTCCATTTGTTACATCGGAAAGGAATCGCCGAATTTATTCGCTGAAGAAAGCTAAAGTATCAGCTGAAGGGGATCTTCTCACGAGAGAAGTCGATACCGCTACCAACAAAGCCGatg ATAAAGATTATGGGGTTGTTAGCATTCACCATGTTGGATTGCTGTGCGAAAACCTTGAAAAGTCGCTCGCATTTTATAAAGACCTTTTGG GTCTTGAGATAAATGAAGCAAGGCCACATGAAAAACTACCATATCGAGGGGCTTGGTTATGGGTGGGTCCTGAGATGATTCATTTGATGGAGCTTCCAAATCCTGATCCCCTGACAGGACGCCCTGAACATGGTGGTCGAGACCGTCATGCTTGTATTGCAATCAGAGATGTGTCCAAGCTTAAGGCAATCTTTGATCAAGCTG GATTAAATCATTTCAACATGGATTGCAAAAAATTGTTGCAGAACTTTTATGAG GAATTAGCTATACCCTCAGCCGTTCTGGGAGGCCGGCAATCTTTACACGAGACCCAGATGGTAACGCGCTGGAATTCACACAAGTTGACTGAACACGTCATCTCCGGAAGATCTATATTCGAGCAGCATGGGACATTTAATTCATCTAATGTTCCTCCACTCCCCAGCCCCCTAAAAGTGTGTTGTGTATAG